The Candidatus Scalindua japonica genome includes the window AAATACAAAACTTCAAGAGCAGGATAAAGTAAGAACAGATTTCCTGTCTACGGTGTCTCATGAAATAAGAACACCGCTTACTTTGGTTTTAGGTTTTGTAAGGATAATAAACACGAAACTTGAAAATGTAATTTTTCCTCTTATAAATACTGATGATATAAAGGCTGATAAAGCAGTAAACCAGATAAAAAAGAACGTAAATATTATAAAGTTAGAGGGTGATCGGCTGACAAACCTTATTAATGATATACTTGATATATCAAAAATGGAGGCGGGAAAAGTCGATTGGCATATGGAAACCCTCTCAGTTGATAAGATAATCCGCTCTGCATTGGAAGTTACAAATAGTTTCGTAGAAATGTATCAACTTGAAATAGTTGAAGAAATTGAAAGCGGACTACCTGAGGTTGTAGGTGATAATGATAAGCTGAAGCAAGTTGTGATTAATCTAATTTCCAACGCAGTAAAGTTCACAAAAGAAGGGCCTATAATATGTAGAGTAAGAAAGATGAATAACGAGGTAATGATTAGTATAATAGATAGAGGAATAGGTATTGCTAAAGCTGATCAGGAGAGAATATTTGAAAAATTTGGTCAAGTTAGGAATAAAGTTAAAGACCAGCCAAAAGGGACGGGGCTTGGGCTTGCAATTTGCGAGGAGATTGTAGAACATCATGGTGGTAGGATATGGGTAGAAAGTGAGGAAGGCAAAGGAAGTACCTTCAAATTTACTCTTCCATGTGTTTAGAGTATAGAATATAGCATTAGGAATTCGTTAGAATTAGTTTGATTTTTGATTAAAATATAGTAAATTAATGCTGGACCTATTTGGTGATACAAGGACAAAATGTCAAGAAAAATATTGATAGTAGATGATGAAGAAAATTTGAGGATGCTTCTGAAAGAGTCCCTTGAGGAATTTGAGGATAAAGGGGTTGAGTTGCTTGTTGCGGAAAATGGAAGTGTTGCTATTGATGTGATTAATAGAGAGGAGCCGGAACTTGTTATCCTTGATGTGATGATGCCGGGAATAGATGGGTTCAGTGTTTGTAATACCATTAAAAATGAACTTGGGCTCAAAGATGTTTACGTCCTGATGCTATCTGCAGATGGTCAGGAGGTTAATAAGCAGAGGGGTAAGGATGCTGGCAGTGACGGTTTTATGACAAAACCCTTCGACCCTTATGATATTGCTAATAAAGTTAGTGAAATTATAGGTATAGATTTATAACTTTCTTCATAGAAAACCAATAAAATTCCAGGTGTTCTAAATTATGTTCAACAAAACCACTACTTTTGTACTGTTTACCATCTACATCTTAAACTTAACCATAGCGTTCTCTGACGAGGTTTCTATACCTGCAAAAAAATCAGAAGAAGCGATTCGGGAAGAGATCAGGTGGCTCCAGGCAGAATCCATCATAACCATTGCGACAAGGCATGAGACGTCAATCGATAAGGCCCCAAGTGTTGCTACCGTGATAACTGCGAGGCAAATAAAACAGATGGGATTCCGGACATTGGCGGATATTCTGAAAAT containing:
- a CDS encoding response regulator, coding for MSRKILIVDDEENLRMLLKESLEEFEDKGVELLVAENGSVAIDVINREEPELVILDVMMPGIDGFSVCNTIKNELGLKDVYVLMLSADGQEVNKQRGKDAGSDGFMTKPFDPYDIANKVSEIIGIDL